The sequence TCAACGCCGCGTCGGCGAGCAACACCACAGCTGGCACGAACCAGTAGATGTGATGGGTCCAGGTGATCGGGCTCGCCAGGGCGCCCACCAACCCGGTCAACGTCAGCCCCGTCAACGGGTCACCGGCCCGCGCCGCGCGGGCGGCCCGCCACAGCCCGTAGACGGCGACCACGGCGACCACCAGCAGCCAGAGCAGCCGGTCCGGCTTCGCCGGCTCGGTGAACCGGCTGAGCAGGCCGAACAGCGACTGGTTGCCGACGATGTCGGTGCGTCCGACCCGCTCGGTGGTCCACAGCTCGTGCGTCCAGAACCGCCACGAGTCGCGCGGGGCGATCGCCGCCGCGAGCAGGGTCGCCGCCGCCGCCGTCGCGCTCGCCACCGCGGCGGCCCGCCACCGCCGGGTGGCCAGCAGGTACACGATGAAGATGCCGGGAAAGAGCTTGAGCGCCGTCGCCAGCCCCACGCCCACCCCGGCCCAGCGTCGCGCCTGCGGCACCGCGAACAGCAGATCGGCCAGGATCAGCACGACCAGCAGCATGTTGATCTGGCCGAAGGTGATCGTCTCGCGGATGCTCTCCACCGCCAGCACCAGCAGAACGGCGGCGATCAGGGTGAACGTCCGGGGCAGGTCGTGTCGGGCGATCACCGGCGCCACCAGCCACCGGGTGGTCAGCACCACTGCCAACACGGTGAGCGCCGTGAAGATCGCCACGGTGGCGCCGAGCCGCAGCAGACCGAACGGCCACAGCAGCAGCGCGCTGAATGGTGGGTAGGTGAAGTACAGCTCGCCCTGCACCCGGTCGGGTTGGACGTAGTCGTAGAGCGGGTGGCCGACGCGCCACCAGTCCATCGCGGACATGTAGATCTTGAGGTCGAAGAAGTTGTGCACGAGGCCGGGCAGGTAGAGCGCTGGCAGCACAGCGCCGAGGGCCACCACCGCGACCAGGCGACGGACCGTACGGCCGCCGGGATCGTCTTCGGTGACGGCGGGCGGTGCGACGGGTTCTGCTGGCACCCCGAAACCCTAGCGGGCCGGTCCCCCGAGAGCGCGCAGCCGCAGGGCGTGGGCTGCGCGTAGGCTGTCCCGGTGGCTGATCTCCTCGTCTGGATCGACTGTGAGATGACTGGGTTGGACCTCGGCAGGGACAAACTGATCGAGGTTGCGGCACTGGTCACCGATCCCGACCTCAACGTGCTGGGTGATGGTGTCGACGTGGTCATCCACGCCGACGAGGCGGCACTGGAGGGGATGCCGGAGATCGTGCAGACCATGCACGCCAAGTCCGGTCTCACCGAGGAGGTCCGTCGTTCGGCGGTCACCCTCGCCGAGGCCGAAGACCTGGTCCTGGAGTACGTCCGCACCTTCGTCAAGGATCCGCGTACGGCACCGCTCTGCGGCAACTCGATCGCCACCGACCGGGGCTTCATCGCCCGGGACATGCCCCGCCTCGACGCGCACCTGCACTACCGGATGATCGACGTGTCGTCGATCAAGGAACTCTGCCGCCGCTGGTACCCCCGGGTGTACTTCGGCCAGCCGCAGAAGGGTCTCGCGCACCGGGCGCTGGCCGACATCCGGGAGAGCATCCGGGAGTTGGAGTACTACCGGCGCACTGTCTTCGTTCCGCTGCCCGGCCCGGATGTCGAGACCGCCAAGGCCATCGCCGCCGAACTCTGACCGCGGCAGCTCGTCCCGGGGGAGCAGGGAACCCGCTGGACGAGGCGCGCCACGGTGTGGCTATTATTGGTCCGCACCCCGCCCGGAGCGATCGACCGGGCGACGGCGGCATGGTGGCTGTAGCTCAGTTGGCAGAGCACCGGGTTGTGGTCCCGGTTGTCGTGGGTTCAATTCCCATCAGTCACCCAGTTGGTTTCACGACTCAGGCCCCCTCCTCGGAGGGGGCCTGAGTCGTTGTCGGGGGCGAGACAGGGGCGCATACGCGAGAGCCCCCTCCGAAGAGGGGGCTCTCGTCGGGTGACTCAGGCGGTCGGCGTGGGGGACGGGGTGACCGTCCCGTCCGGGGTCGGGGTGGTGGCGTCCGGGTCGGCCGGAGGCTCGTACGGAAGGGCGCTGCCCTTGACGTACTCGTCCCAGCTCATGTTCCAGTCGGTCCAGCCGTTGCCGTTCTGCAGCTTGCGCTCAGTGCCCTTGACCGTGATCGGGTCGCCGATCTGCGTGTTCTTGAAGAGCCAGTCGCCGTTGGCCATCGACACGTTCACGCAACCGTGCGACACGTTCACGCTGCCCTGCTGGCCCTCGGACCAGGGTGCCGCGTGGATGAACTCGCCGCCCCAGGTGAGGCGCTGCGCGAAGTCGATTTTGGTGCGGTAGCCCTCCTCCGGGCCCAGCTCCTCGAACGTGTCGAAGACCGTCTTGCGCAGCTTCTCGATCACGACCATGGTGCCGCTGGACGACGGGGTGCTCTTCTTGCCCAGGCTGACCGGGATGGTCTTGATCACGGAGCCGTTGCGGGTCACCGTCATCCGCTTGGTCTTGTTGTCGACAGTCATGACCACCGCAGCGCCGATCTTGACGTCCACCGAGAGGTCGGCGCGGCCGTACCAACCCGCACCCATCGGCAGGCCACCCGCCTGCACCCGGTAGGAGACCTTGCTGTTGGGCTTCCAGAACTCCTTCGGCCGGTACCGGATCTCGGTGGGGCTGACCCAGTGCCAGATGCCCTCCTGCGCCGGGGTCGAGGTGACTGTCATCCGGCGCTGCACGTCGTCGCGGTAGTCCTCCGGGATGTTCCGGCTGAACTTCACGATCAGCGGCATGCCCACCCCGACCACCTGGTTGTCGCCGAGGAAGCTGCTCACCCGAACCTGGTTGCCGGGCTTGGCCATTGTGGTGAAGGTGCTGGTCGCGGTGGCGGGAAGCCCGTCGTCGCCCTTGGCGGTCACGGTGGCCGTGTAGCTCGTGCCGTACGCCAGCGCGCCGGCCGGCAGCCACGACTTGCCGTCCTTGGCGAGGGCGCCCTCGACCGCCTTGCCGGCGGCGTCCTTCAGCTCGACAGCGGTCTCCACGGCGTCCTTCGTGGTGAAGGTGATGCCGGTGGACGCCGGCACGTCCTTGGCGTCGGCCGCCGGCTCACTGATCGTCGCGGCGGCCTTCGGTGCCGGGTTCTCGCCGCCGCCGTGCCACGAGGACGGCTTACCGCCGTCGCCGTCGGTGCAGGCCGAGGTGAAGGCCAGCGCCACGGCGAGGAGCCCCGCCGCGAACACGCGGCGTCGCCCGCCGGGCCTGATCAGCTGGTCCTGGCTAGCTCGCATGAATTCCCTCACAGTCGTGGTCGCTGCCCCATCGTCTCCTACTGACGCGCCAGAGCCGGCCCCGGTTGCCGAGGGTGAACCGAAACACGTCATCAATAGTGCCCGAATTCTGCTACTATCCGGCGTTTCGTGAGCCTGGTTCATGCCCGTACCGGGAGTGCGGGGGTCGCCGCGCCGCATTGAGCGGCGGGAGTGCAAGGGTACGCCGACCCGGCCAACGGCCGGGCCGGCGCAACGAGGCCGACGGCTCAGACGGCCGGGCCGGCCCCACCACCGGGCACCGGCAACGCGCTGCCCTTGATGAACTCCGACCAGCTCAGGCTCCACGCCGTCCAACCGTTGCCGGCGGTGATCCTGCGCTCGGTGCCCTTGATCGTGATCGGGTCACCGATCCGGGTCTTGCTGAACAGCCACTTGGCGTTCGCCATCGACACGTTCACACAGCCGTGCGAGACGTTCTGCCGCCCCTGCACGTGCTCCGACCAGGGCGCCGCGTGGATGTACTCGCCGCCCCAGGTGAGCCGCTGGGCGAACTGGATGTCGGTCACGTAGCGGTTGGCCGGGTCCGGGTCGTCGCGGGTGTCGAAGACAGTGGCTTCCTTCTTCTCCATCACGACCATCGTGCCGCTCGACGACGGCGTGCTCTTCTTGCCCAGGCTCACCGGAATGGTGCGTACCGGCGCGCCGTTCTCGTACACGGTCATCTTCTTGTTGGCGTTGTCGACCTTCATCTCGAACGCCCGGCCGATCTTGGCGGTGGCCTTGCGGTCGACGTCGCCGTACTTGCCGTTGCTCAGCGGCACACCCGCCAGGGCGATCCGCACGGTGATGGTGGTGCCCGGCTTCCAGTACTCCGGGGCCCGGTAGTAGGCCTGCGTGCCGTTGCTGACCCAGTGCCACGCGCCCGGCTGCGGCGGGTCGGTGCGGACGAACATCCGCTTCTGCACCGCCGCCCGGTCCTTCTTCGGGATGCCCGGGTGGAACTCGGTGACCACCGGCATGGCCACGCCGTAACTCTTGTCGTCGAAGAGGTACAGGCCCGACCCGATCGTCGACTTCGGCTTGGCCATCGTGGTGAAGCTGCTGGTGCCCTGGCTGCTCGTGCCGTCCGACGCGCTCGCCGTCACAGTGGCCGTGTAGCGGGTGCCCCACTTCAGGGGAGCGGACGGCACCCAGGACGAACCATCGGTACGCAGCTTGCCCTCGACCGAGCCGCCGCCGTCCGCCGTCAGGGTGACAGCTGACACCTTCCCGCCGCCCGGGAGCTTCGCGCTGATCTCCGTGCTCACCGGCCGGTTCTTCGTGCCGTTCGCCGGGCTCAGCGTGAGCGCCGGCCCGCTCGGCGTGCTCGGCGTCGAAGGTGCGGCCGAGCCGGGTGTGGCGCTCGCGTCCGAGGACGTTCCGCCAACGAATTCCGGCTTCTTGTCGTCGCCGCCGCATCCGGTCAGTGCCAGCGACGCCACCAGAGTCAGGGCGCCCACCACCGCCCCGGCTCGCGTGAACCGTGCCATGCCCACCTCTGTTCTCGCGTACCTGGCGGACATCGTGCCGCATCACCACCGCAACCCACGCCCCGATCTTGGTGACGGTGGTCGGTTTGGGGCTTTTGCCGGCAAAGCTCGACCGAAGGGGGGACCCGGGTAACCGAATTGGAGCCCACGTTCCAGGGGTGCTAATGTTCTCTCCGTTGCCGACGAGCGCCGCTAGCTCAACTGGCAGAGCAGCGGACTCTTAATCCGCGGGTTCGGGGTTCGAGTCCCTGGCGGCGCACCAACGATCAAGGTCCTGACCTAGTGGTTCACACTGGGTCAGGGCCTTTTTCGTGTACACCGGTGGTGGGCGGTCGCTCGGTCCGGGGTCAGCGGTGTAGTGCTGGAGTCAGCAGCGTCGTGCTGCCCTGCTAGCCCTACGCTGGCGGCATGAGGAAACCCAGCGCGGACCGGACCTGGTAGGTGCTGATGAACCGACATGCAGCGGCACCTGCCGAGGCGATCCCTGACACGATCCGGGCGGACGTGGAGACGCTGTGGCGATACCACGACATGCGCCACGAGTTGCGCCCGTGCGACGTGGGGATCGGGTTGGGCAGTCACGATCTCGGTGTGGCCGTCATCGCGACGCGCTTGTTTCATGAGGGCCTGTTCCCAAGGATCGTGTTCACCGGCGCGAACGCCCCAACGACCGTTGAGCGGTTCCCGCGCGGAGAAGCAGTCCACTACCGCGAGTACGCCGTTGAGCAGGGCGTACCCGCGAAAGCGATTCTCGTGGAGCCGCATGCCACGAACACCGCCCAGAACCTGGAGTACTCGCGTCAGCTCCTGACCGAACACCGGATCCCGGTGAAGTCGGTGCTGATCATGTCGCGGCCCTACCAACAGCGTCGGGCCTACGCCACCTGCAGGCTGATGTGGCCGGAGGTCGATGTGGTGTGCGCGTCGAACCCACTCGAACTGGACGACTACGTGAGCAGCATCGGCGATCCGCGGCGGGTGGTGGACATGCTGGTAGGCGACACGCAGCGGATCGAGGTGTACGCGGAGCGCGGGTTCGCGATCCCGCAGGAAATTCCGGACGAGGTGCGGACGGCGTTCGAGCGCCTGGTCGCGGCTGGCTACACGAGCCGGCTAATTTGAGCCCAGCTACCAGCGCGGTCCTCCCGACCGGACGCCCATCCGGTCGCTGAGTTCGACGGCCAGTCGAGGTGGCCGAGGGCGGGTGAGGATGTCGCGGACGAGGTCGCGGGAGAGCTGGTGGTAGCGCACCTGGTCAGGGCCGATGACCTCGGCCTCCAGGAGCGCCGCGAGCGCGTCGTCGATGCGGTTCCACCGGGCGAGGGCCCGGGCGGTTTCGATGGCATGCCGAACCTGCCGCTCGACGGGCACGGTGCTGGTGTCGAGTGTGGCGCCGATAGCGATGGCGCGTTGCACATCGCCGAGTTCCATCGCCACGGTCGTCTTGTGGATCGACACGTTGGTCGGCCCGAAAGCGGTCCAGACGTGGTTGCCATCGGCGCCGAGCCGCTGTGCGGCGGCATCGGCCTCGGCGATGTGGGTGTCGGCGGAGGCGCGGTCGTCGTCTCGGGCGGCGGCCAGCGCGCAGACGAGGTGCAGGCTGCCGTAGACCGACAGCAGCTGCGGAGTGGGTTTGGTGAGCCGTGGTTCCAGGAACTGCGCCGCCGTGGCTGCGAGGCCACGAGCCTGCGCATATTCGCCGATGGACGCCAGCGAGTGCGCGGCGGAGCGGCTGAGCGAGCCGATGACGACGTGGTCGTGGCTGGCGTTGGCGGCCGCCAGCCCACGGCTGGCGGCGGTCCACGCGAGGTCACCTTCGCCGAGCTTGGTGAGGAACAACGCAGCGAGCTGGTGGGCGTAGGCGGTCATCGCGTGCGCTCGCTGGCCATCGTCTCCGTCGTACGCCTCAGTGGCGGTGAGGCAGTCATGGATGAGGTAGGGCAGCCGGCGGGCAAGGGTGCCGTATCGCGAGTGCTGGTAGGCGGACCAGATCTCGGCGACGTCGTTCTCGATCTCGCGCAGGGCGGGCGCTTCGACGTCCCCCGTGCTGGCCAGCGTCGGCGCGAGGTGACGATAGTCGTGAAGCGCGGCCCGCAAGGCCGGGATGGTCTCGCGCCCTGAGTCGTCCGACCACTCGAACAGGCTCGGTGCACCGATCAGGTCGCCGAGGGACACATCGAGGGCTTTGGCGATCGCGCGTATGACTGACAGCCGGTCGAGGTCGGCCCGGTTCGTCTCGACCTTGCGTAACCACTCCTGGGTCTTGCCGACCAGACCGGCTAGCACCTCCTGGGAGAGGCCTCGTCGACGCCGGTAGAAGGCGACGCGCTGGCCGATGGTCATGTCTTCCGTCATCCCTCGCACACCATCACCCTGCCCGCTGAAGGCCGCCGGACCCGGTACGGATTTTCCCGGTCCTCCGTACGGACCGCCCCTACGTTCAGTTCACCCCAGATCACCGGCGCGTGTCGATGCCGGTGTCGGGGATGACCTAACAGGGAGCTGCAAATGGAGGGATCGATGGGCGGTGCACCACACCACGGCTTGGGCCGCTGGCTCGGCCCGTCCTGGAACGAACTGTCTCGGCGTTCTCCCCGCCTGCGTACCGCCATGAGGGCTGCGTGGGTGGGTGATCGGCGGCCTGCTCCCAGCCGCCGTGATGCGGCGGCGGGCTCGCCATTCCCTCGGCGAGCCCGCCGCTCATCGTTCCTGGTGGGGGTGGAGGCATGACGGTGTACGTCTCGCGTAACGCGATAGCCAGCCAGTCCCGGCGCCCCGAGCCCAGGTGGACGTCCTCACAGGGTCAGGTGCGGCGCGCTGATCCTCCGCTGCTCACCTTCGTGTGGCGTCGGCTGTTCGAGCAGCAGGCCCGCGAGGGCGGTCGCCGGTGACCGGGCAGCAACGCCGTCTCGCGGCGAACCGGCTCGCGCCAGCCGAGGTGGAACATCTGCCGATGCGCCCGCTGTGGCTGTGCCGCCGGTGCGGGCAGCCATGGCCCTGCGGCGCGGCGAAGCTCGCGCTCCTCGCCGAGTACCGGGAAGAGCCGGTGAGCCTGTTCCTCTACCTGGCCGGCTGCCTGCACGATGCGATCGACGACCTGCATCGGCTCAACCCGAGCGTCACGGGCAGCGCCGCCGACATGTTCGACCGGTTCCTCGGCTGGCCCGCACGCCACACCCACGCCTACCGCGTCAGTACCACCACGGCCGCCAGCATCGAAGAGGCCTCCTCGTGAACGGCATCGGCCTCATCAACGCCACCGGCCAGCCGGCGATTGCCGGCAGCTTCCACACCCTGGTCGTGCAGCCGACGAGCTTTTGCAACCTCGACTGCACCTACTGCTACCTGCCCGACCGGAGATCCCTCTGGGATAACAAGGGTAAGTTCGACAGTCGACCCGGCTGGGACAACTGGAACAAGAAGAAGGAGCCCCACCACGGGACGCGCGGGGTTGCGTGCCCACCCCGCGTCCACACAGGTTGAGGACACATGCGCACCACCACGATCGGCGACGTGAAGGTCCTGCTGCCGGACCTCGAACCGGACGACCTCGACACCACGACGGACCTTGACGGCGGCCTCACCGAGGCCCTCGTCGAGGGCGCAGCGTGGCACGGCTCGCACCTGGAGGACGCCCACATCCGCAGCAGTCTGATCACCGGCGTGGACCTGAGCGAGAGCACCTGGGAAGCGGGCAGCCTCTACGGCTGCGAAATCACCCGCACCGACTTCTCCGGCGCGACCCTGACCGGCATCACCATCGAACGCTGCGCCATTACCGGCTCCCGGTTCACCGGCACCAGGCTCACCGACGTACGCCTCAAGGACGTCCTGTTCGACGGCTGCCGCTTCGACTACGCCACCTTCCAACGCGTCACCGCCGCCGGCTCGGTCGCCTTCACTGACTGCACTCTCACCAACGGCGCGTGGTCCTCCTGCCGACTACCTCGCATCGCGCTGCGGTCATGTGACCTCGCCGGACTGGAATTGGACTCCTGCCAGCTCGACGGCACCGACCTGCGGGGCAGCCGGCTGCAAGGCCTCAAGACGCCGCTGGACAACCTGCGCGGCGTCACCCTCGGCGAGGACCAACTCCCTGACCTCACCCAGCTGACCGTGGCCGCCCTCGGCCTCACCGTGCGCAACGACTGAAGCCGAGGAGGCGTCGTGCTCGCTGAACCCACTGGCAGCCCGGACACGATCCTCGTCTGCATCCGGGGCAACTCCGGCTCAGGCAAGAGCAGCATCGCCCGCGAGCTACGACGCCGGCACGGCCGGGGTTGCGCCCTGGTCGAGCAGGACTACCTGCGCCGCATCGTGCTGCGTGAGCGGGACAAGCCCGGCGGTGCGGCACCGGCGTTGATCGGGCAGACCGTTCGGTTCGCCCTCGACCACGGCTATCACGTCGTGCTGGAGGGCATCATGCACAGCAGCCGCTACCGCAGCATGCTGACCTCCCTGCGGGACGACCACCGCGGCCGGTCGCTGTTCTGCTATCTCGATGTGTCCCTGGCCGAGACCCTGCGCCGGCACCTCACCCGCCCGCAGGCCAGTGAGTTCACCGCCGAGCACATGAGCGGCTGGTACGCCGCCCATGACGTCCTGGACTGGCCCGACGAACTCGTCCTACCCGAGACCACGGGACTGAACGAAGCTGTCAACGCCATCGCCGCTGTGGCTGGGCTACCCCAGACCGGACGCGACGACGACCCGCTACCAAGCGTTCCGTCCCCGTAGAGCAGCTCAGCTCCGCGCCCGGGTGCTCCACGGCTGCTCGACCGCCATGGACGGGCCGACCGCTGCCGGGACGGCATGGACGGGTACGGCGGGTGACCAGCGATCGACGTGCACCGGTTGGACCGGTGGATATTGCTGGGAATCCAAGAGTTGGCCAAGATCAAGCTCTTAATCCGCGGGTTCGGGGTTCGAGTCCCTGGCGGCGCACCAGCGATATTCAGGGGACATGACCAGTTGGTCATGTCCCCTGAATCATGTCAGGAGCCGCCCGCCGAACGCGGCGCGTACATGATCAGGGCGACGCCGATCAGGCAGATGCCGGCGCCGATGACGTCCCACCGGTCGGGTCGGAACTTGTCGACGATCACGCCCCAGGCGAGGGAGCCTGCGACGAACACGCCGCCGTAGGCGGCGAGGATGCGTCCGAAGTTCGGGTCGGGCTGGAAGGTGGCGACGAATCCGTACGCACCGAGGGCGATGACGCCGGCGGCGATCCACCACAGGCCGCGGTGCTCGCGCCAGCCCTGCCAGATCAGCCACGCCCCGCCGATCTCGAACACTGCGGCGACGATGAACAGCAGAACAGAGCGGACGACGGTCATCTGTGGACCGTAACGGCCGGCACCTGCACGTCGAGGCGCGGCGTACCGTTGCCCGCTCAGCAAGCTCGCCGATCAGTCGCCACAGTTCACTGCCACCGATGTGGGAGGGCTCAGACAGGGGGGCCTTTGTGGTGGTCGAGTTCGGCGCGGAGTGTGTCGGCGAAGCCTTCGGCCATGGCGAGTTGGTCGCGGAGGGCCGTGACGCGGGTGGTTGCGGCGGTGTGGAACATGGCGAGCCGGTCGAGCAGGGCGGCGCGGTCGGTGCCGGTGGCGGTGCCGAGGGCGTCGAGGACGGCGAGGAGGTCGCGCATCTCGTCGAGGGTGAAGCCGAGCGGTTTCATGCGCTTGACGACGGCGAGGCGGTCGAGGTCGGGCCCGGTGTAGAGGCGGAAGCCGCCTTCGCTACGGGCGGAGGGCACGATCAGGCCGGCTTCCTCGTAGTGGCGAATGGTGCGGATGCTCAACCCGACCCGTTCGGCGGCCTCGCCGATCTGCATGAGGCGACCGGTGGCCGGGCCGGAGACGTGCTGCTCCGCACCGATGTCCCGGCTGGTGGTGGCCATCAGTGGCCGACGCCGAGCTGACCGGCGAGGGTGCCGTGGATGCGGGCGCTGGGCTTGTTCAGCTCGATGATCTCGACGGTCTTGCCGCGGGTGGCGTACTTCTGCGTGATGGCGTCAAGGGCGGCCACGGAGGAGGCGTCCCAGACGTGGGCGTGGGTCATGTCGATGACCACCGTCTCGGGGTCGTTCGCGTAGTCGAACTGGCCCACCAGGTCGTTGCTGGAGGCGAAGAACAGCTCACCGCGCACCGAGTAGATCCGCGTGGTGCCGTCCGGGTCCAGGACGCTGGTGACCTCGACCAGGTGGGCGACCCGTCGGGCAAAGATCACCATGGCGGTGAGGACGCCGACCACGACGCCGATGGCGAGGTTGTGGGTGGCCAGGGTGGTGACGACGGTGGCCACCATGACGATGGTCTCGCCGTACGGCATCCGCTTGAGGGTGGCCGGGGCGACGGAGTGCCAGTCGAACGTCGACACCGCCACAATGATCATCACGGCGACCAGAGCGGCCATCGGAATCACCGCTACCACGTCGCCGAGCGCAACGACCAGGACCAGCAGGAATACGCCGGCCAGGAACGTCGACAGCCGGGTACGGGCGCCCGACGCCTTAACGTTGATCATCGTCTGACCGATCATGGCGCAGCCACCCATGCCCCCGAAGAAACCGGTGACGATGTTGGCCACGCCCTGGCCCCAGGACTCGCGGGTCTTGCTGGAGGGGGTGTCGGTGATGTCGTCGACCAGCTTGGCGGTCATCAGCGACTCCATCAGCCCGACCAGCGCGATCCCCAGGGCGTAGGGGGCGACGAGGGTGAGGGTGTCCATGGTCCAGGGGATCTGCGGCATCCCGAGGGTGGGCAGGCTGTCCGGCAGGGCTCCCTCGTCGCCGACGGTCGGCACCGCCACGCTGGCGAAGACGGTGACCAGGGTCAGGACCACGATGGCGACCAGCGGCGCCGGGATGGCGCGGGTGAGCCGGGGAAGCCCCACCATGATCGCCAGGGCGACGGCGACGAGCGGGTAGACCAGCCACGGCACGCCGAGCAGGTGCGGGACCTGGGCGGCGAAGATGAGGATGGCCAGAGCGTTGACGAAACCCACCATGACGCTGCGGGGGATGAAGCGCATCAGCTTCGCCACGCCGAGCACGGCGAGCAGGATCTGGATCGCGCCGCCGAGGATCACCGCCGCTATCAGGTAGTCCAGCCCGTGTTCCTTCGCCAGTGGCCCGACGACGAGGGCGATGGCCCCGGTCGCGGCGGAGATCATCGCCGGACGGCCTCCGCAGATCGCGATGGTGACGGCCATGGTGAACGACGCGAACAGCCCCACGCGGGGGTCGACGCCGGCGAGGATCGAGAAGGAGATCGCCTCCGGGATCAACGCCAGGGCGACGACCAGGCCGGCGAGAACCTCGGTGCGGAACACCTTCGGCGACAGCCAGGACGGACGGGACAGACGCGGTCGGTTGACCGCGGACAGCACAGAAGACATACAGCCATTTCCACTCGGGCGTCCCGTGGGCGCGCACAGTTTCGCTCAGGACCGGGCAGCTACTCATCGACCACTGCCCGGACGCGTGGTCGCCACGGGAGCCACGGGCCTCGCCCGGATAGCCGACAGCGAACCTACCCTTTCGTGAGGGGAGAGTTCACCGAACGTGGTGATCATCACCGGGTCGCTCCGGTTCCCACGCGTGCCCGCCCAGCCGCTTGATGGCACCCGCAGCGTTCCCCACCCTGGAAACGGCGACGGCGGTCGACCGGGACATCCGGTCAACCGCCGTGGAAGCGCCGCTGGGTCAGAGGCCGTAGACGGTCAGTTTCGTGCCGTCGGTGGCGTACACCCTGCCGTAGGTGACCACGAGCTGGTCGGTTGTGCCGGTGAACGGCGGTGCGTTCAGCGGGGCGCCGTCGACGGGGTTCAGGGCGTAGACGCGGTTGCCCTTGGCCGTGACGTACAGGACGCCACCGGCCATGATCGCCCGCTGGTCCTCGCTTCCCGGAATGCGCTTACTCCAGATGATGGCGCCGGTGCTGCGGTTCAACGCGTACACCGTGCCTGAGGAGGAGGTGGTGGAGGCGGAGGTGACGTAGAGCCGGGTCGGGGTGACCACCGCGAACTTCGGGTACAGGTTCGACGCGAGCCAGGTCAGGTTGCCGGTCGTCGGATCGAGGATCTGCAGGCTGTGTCCCCATCCGACGTAGAACTTGGTTCCCGTCTCGTCCGTCGCGAGCGGCCGGTAGTCGCGGCCCGCGATGGCGTTGATGGAGTCGCCGGTGGTGATGTCGACGACGGCGCTGGTCAGGGGACCGCCATTTCCGGCGTATCCGGAGAGGAGGACGTGACCGTTCGCCGAAACCGGCTGATCCATTGTGACGTCCTGCTCCCACAGCAGTTGCCCGT comes from Micromonospora vinacea and encodes:
- a CDS encoding kinase — encoded protein: MLAEPTGSPDTILVCIRGNSGSGKSSIARELRRRHGRGCALVEQDYLRRIVLRERDKPGGAAPALIGQTVRFALDHGYHVVLEGIMHSSRYRSMLTSLRDDHRGRSLFCYLDVSLAETLRRHLTRPQASEFTAEHMSGWYAAHDVLDWPDELVLPETTGLNEAVNAIAAVAGLPQTGRDDDPLPSVPSP
- a CDS encoding YnfA family protein gives rise to the protein MTVVRSVLLFIVAAVFEIGGAWLIWQGWREHRGLWWIAAGVIALGAYGFVATFQPDPNFGRILAAYGGVFVAGSLAWGVIVDKFRPDRWDVIGAGICLIGVALIMYAPRSAGGS
- a CDS encoding MerR family transcriptional regulator, with amino-acid sequence MATTSRDIGAEQHVSGPATGRLMQIGEAAERVGLSIRTIRHYEEAGLIVPSARSEGGFRLYTGPDLDRLAVVKRMKPLGFTLDEMRDLLAVLDALGTATGTDRAALLDRLAMFHTAATTRVTALRDQLAMAEGFADTLRAELDHHKGPPV
- a CDS encoding SulP family inorganic anion transporter is translated as MSSVLSAVNRPRLSRPSWLSPKVFRTEVLAGLVVALALIPEAISFSILAGVDPRVGLFASFTMAVTIAICGGRPAMISAATGAIALVVGPLAKEHGLDYLIAAVILGGAIQILLAVLGVAKLMRFIPRSVMVGFVNALAILIFAAQVPHLLGVPWLVYPLVAVALAIMVGLPRLTRAIPAPLVAIVVLTLVTVFASVAVPTVGDEGALPDSLPTLGMPQIPWTMDTLTLVAPYALGIALVGLMESLMTAKLVDDITDTPSSKTRESWGQGVANIVTGFFGGMGGCAMIGQTMINVKASGARTRLSTFLAGVFLLVLVVALGDVVAVIPMAALVAVMIIVAVSTFDWHSVAPATLKRMPYGETIVMVATVVTTLATHNLAIGVVVGVLTAMVIFARRVAHLVEVTSVLDPDGTTRIYSVRGELFFASSNDLVGQFDYANDPETVVIDMTHAHVWDASSVAALDAITQKYATRGKTVEIIELNKPSARIHGTLAGQLGVGH
- a CDS encoding outer membrane protein assembly factor BamB family protein, which codes for MRHTVKALTAAAVLAATVAVPATPAAAAGTGWWSMSGYLVSNSAFNPNETSVTVPTVANLKLKHTGSPARTGQRAPVVADGLVYTLDSLGVTATDEVTGAQKWRFELDPERFALPTELVHTAGQLVFAAIVIGQPGLDVSRIFVLDAPTGALVRDIRDDGAVGQILVDRGVVVVSAFGRYSADARAYRVADGQLLWEQDVTMDQPVSANGHVLLSGYAGNGGPLTSAVVDITTGDSINAIAGRDYRPLATDETGTKFYVGWGHSLQILDPTTGNLTWLASNLYPKFAVVTPTRLYVTSASTTSSSGTVYALNRSTGAIIWSKRIPGSEDQRAIMAGGVLYVTAKGNRVYALNPVDGAPLNAPPFTGTTDQLVVTYGRVYATDGTKLTVYGL